One genomic segment of Pseudonocardia sp. T1-2H includes these proteins:
- a CDS encoding MFS transporter, producing MSAAVPGIPVPSPKQMITAGTASAVGFAFDLFDLFILLYVASTIGPLFFPSSSPTLTLAATFASFGVSLVMRPLGGAVFGRYADKHGRRRCMVVTVGGVGLATAVMGALPTFETVGVVAPIVFVALRLVQGLFVGGVVASTHTLGTETVPQRWRGLVSGLVGGGGAGLGAVIASLVFLGVSAAFPGPAFDAWGWRVMFFTGLLASLLSLALFRVLEESPVWVAAAKDAAEAREPARARDLLSATTTRTLIASIALVIGAGAQYYLTSGYLPTFLAQINELATGPRGVLLVWTSLAILPIALLTGHLSERYGRRPVFLTIGVVNLFALPLLVTGMAGLGPDDTGTLLVYGLLLTVLANASYAAVPIFLNELFPTRLRATATALIWNGGFAIGGLTTTFVSLASPTVADIPGRLAIFLGAVVALFLIGALFVPETRGALDREEPAHGSDRAPATPPAPADRA from the coding sequence GTGAGCGCCGCCGTGCCGGGCATCCCGGTCCCCAGCCCGAAGCAGATGATCACCGCGGGCACCGCGTCGGCCGTGGGGTTCGCCTTCGACCTGTTCGACCTGTTCATCCTGCTCTACGTCGCCTCGACGATCGGGCCGCTGTTCTTCCCCAGCTCCAGTCCCACCCTGACGCTGGCGGCGACGTTCGCGTCGTTCGGCGTGAGCCTGGTGATGCGCCCCCTCGGCGGCGCCGTGTTCGGCCGCTACGCCGACAAGCACGGGCGACGCCGCTGCATGGTCGTCACCGTCGGCGGCGTCGGCCTGGCCACCGCCGTCATGGGCGCGCTGCCGACCTTCGAGACCGTCGGGGTCGTCGCGCCGATCGTGTTCGTCGCGCTGCGGCTGGTGCAGGGCCTGTTCGTGGGCGGCGTCGTCGCCTCGACCCACACGCTGGGCACCGAGACCGTGCCGCAGCGCTGGCGCGGCCTGGTCTCCGGCCTGGTCGGCGGCGGGGGTGCCGGACTCGGCGCGGTCATCGCGTCGCTGGTGTTCCTCGGCGTCTCCGCGGCCTTCCCCGGTCCCGCGTTCGACGCGTGGGGATGGCGGGTCATGTTCTTCACCGGCCTGCTCGCGTCCCTGCTCAGCCTGGCGCTTTTCCGGGTGCTCGAGGAGTCACCGGTGTGGGTCGCGGCCGCCAAGGACGCCGCCGAGGCGCGCGAACCCGCGCGGGCCCGGGACCTGCTGAGCGCGACCACCACCCGCACGCTCATCGCGAGCATCGCGCTGGTGATCGGTGCCGGCGCCCAGTACTACCTGACCTCGGGCTACCTCCCGACGTTCCTCGCCCAGATCAACGAGCTCGCGACCGGTCCGCGCGGGGTGCTGCTGGTGTGGACGAGCCTGGCGATCCTGCCGATCGCGCTGCTGACCGGGCACCTCTCGGAGCGCTACGGGCGCCGCCCGGTGTTCCTGACGATCGGCGTGGTCAACCTGTTCGCGCTGCCGCTGCTGGTCACCGGCATGGCCGGCCTCGGGCCTGACGACACGGGCACCCTGCTCGTCTACGGGTTGCTGCTGACCGTGCTCGCGAACGCGTCCTACGCCGCGGTCCCGATCTTCCTCAACGAGCTGTTCCCGACCCGGCTGCGGGCCACTGCGACCGCGCTGATCTGGAACGGCGGCTTCGCGATCGGCGGGCTGACCACGACCTTCGTCAGCCTGGCCAGCCCCACCGTGGCCGACATCCCGGGCCGGCTGGCGATCTTCCTCGGCGCCGTCGTGGCGCTGTTCCTGATCGGCGCGCTGTTCGTGCCCGAGACCCGCGGCGCGCTGGACCGTGAGGAGCCGGCGCACGGCTCGGACCGAGCACCGGCCACGCCGCCCGCCCCCGCCGACCGGGCCTGA
- a CDS encoding alpha/beta fold hydrolase produces MLVIEAPDDPVNPPPHATHLARLIGGSRLVRIQGMGHALNATVVEPVAAAILGQVGLANAQASTGSAPQR; encoded by the coding sequence GTGCTGGTGATCGAGGCCCCGGACGACCCGGTGAACCCGCCGCCGCACGCCACGCACCTCGCCCGGCTGATCGGCGGCAGCCGGCTCGTCCGGATCCAGGGCATGGGGCACGCGCTGAACGCGACGGTCGTCGAGCCGGTCGCGGCGGCGATCCTCGGCCAGGTCGGGCTCGCGAACGCTCAGGCCTCGACCGGGTCCGCGCCCCAGCGGTAG
- a CDS encoding UbiD family decarboxylase: protein MTDLRSWLGMLDSRGELVRLKAPIGPDQDVAAVLERADGRRAVHFDDVEGAEFPLVGNTVPGREHLGLALGCDPHDVADRFAAALDDPAPCPQVEPADAPVLANRLTGDRLLSALPLTRQHSRDGGLYLTSALVVVRDPASGRMNLSINRLQAAGERELRALLLPGRLRRIFTEAEAAGRDLDVALVVGVHPALVLASQSPADRELDDYGVANALAPEPIELVAAPTVDALVPARAEFVLEGRFRAGRREAEGPFGEYPRTYGPGGPAPVIELLEGWHRDDAVFQTILSGGREHFYAGGVPREAACMRALRRAGLDVAGLRLPESGSCRLSAVVALRNPAPGAASTAMMTLFLTASTIKQVTVVDDDVDVLDDEQVGWAVATRVQADRDLLVVPNAKGSSLDPSADGALTAKLGIDATVPSADRDRYRQMRVEPADPERVRGHLAELGL from the coding sequence GTGACGGACCTGCGCTCCTGGCTGGGCATGCTCGACTCCCGGGGCGAGCTCGTCCGGCTGAAGGCCCCGATCGGCCCGGACCAGGACGTCGCCGCGGTCCTGGAACGGGCCGACGGCCGACGCGCGGTCCACTTCGACGACGTCGAGGGCGCGGAGTTCCCGCTGGTGGGCAACACCGTGCCGGGCCGCGAGCACCTCGGGCTCGCGCTGGGCTGCGACCCGCACGACGTCGCGGACCGGTTCGCCGCCGCGCTCGACGACCCGGCGCCCTGCCCGCAGGTCGAGCCGGCGGACGCGCCGGTGCTCGCGAACCGCCTCACCGGCGACCGGCTGCTGTCCGCGCTGCCGCTCACCCGGCAGCACTCCCGGGACGGAGGCCTCTACCTGACCTCGGCGCTGGTCGTGGTGCGGGACCCGGCGAGCGGCCGGATGAACCTGTCGATCAACCGGCTGCAGGCCGCGGGCGAACGGGAGCTGCGCGCGCTGCTGCTGCCCGGACGTCTGCGCCGGATCTTCACCGAGGCCGAGGCGGCGGGCCGCGACCTCGACGTCGCGCTCGTCGTCGGGGTGCACCCGGCGCTGGTCCTGGCCAGCCAGTCGCCGGCGGACCGGGAGCTGGACGACTACGGCGTGGCGAACGCGCTGGCTCCCGAGCCGATCGAGCTGGTGGCGGCGCCGACCGTCGACGCGCTCGTCCCCGCGCGGGCCGAGTTCGTGCTGGAGGGCCGGTTCCGGGCCGGTCGCCGCGAGGCCGAGGGGCCCTTCGGCGAGTACCCGCGCACCTACGGCCCGGGCGGCCCGGCGCCGGTGATCGAGCTGCTCGAGGGGTGGCACCGCGACGACGCGGTGTTCCAGACGATCCTCTCCGGCGGCCGCGAGCATTTCTACGCGGGCGGCGTCCCGCGCGAGGCGGCCTGCATGCGGGCGCTGCGCCGGGCCGGTCTCGACGTGGCCGGGCTGCGGCTGCCCGAGTCCGGGTCCTGCCGGCTGTCCGCGGTCGTGGCGCTGCGGAACCCGGCGCCCGGGGCGGCGAGTACGGCGATGATGACGCTGTTCCTCACCGCGTCGACGATCAAGCAGGTCACCGTGGTCGATGACGACGTGGACGTGCTCGACGACGAGCAGGTCGGCTGGGCCGTCGCCACCCGCGTGCAGGCCGACCGGGACCTGCTCGTCGTGCCGAACGCGAAGGGCAGCAGCCTGGACCCGTCGGCCGACGGCGCGCTCACCGCCAAGCTCGGGATCGACGCGACCGTCCCGTCCGCCGACCGCGACCGCTATCGGCAGATGCGGGTGGAGCCGGCGGACCCCGAGCGCGTGCGCGGGCACCTGGCGGAGCTGGGGCTGTAG
- a CDS encoding alpha/beta fold hydrolase produces MEQFVEVAAGIEIWAEMIDGPEQPAAPILLVMGANAAGVAWPDALVSRLTEHAPVIRYDHRDTGRSTYAFDEHPYAIRDLAADVVAVLDAFDVERAHVVGMSMGGILAQLLLLDTPQRLLSATLMCTTALGSSLAADDSADEELPGPDPALLRLWQDSATSATTRVSSPGASSTGGCSTAPARPSTPTSSAPSRSASSPTRGAATTPAPTPSLPRTAWTGATNWPPWTSRCW; encoded by the coding sequence GTGGAGCAGTTCGTCGAGGTGGCAGCGGGCATCGAGATCTGGGCCGAGATGATCGACGGCCCCGAACAGCCGGCCGCACCGATCCTGTTGGTCATGGGGGCCAACGCCGCCGGCGTCGCCTGGCCGGACGCCCTCGTCTCCCGGCTCACCGAGCACGCACCGGTGATCCGGTACGACCACCGGGACACCGGCCGGTCGACCTACGCGTTCGACGAGCACCCCTACGCGATCCGCGACCTCGCCGCCGACGTGGTCGCCGTCCTCGACGCCTTCGACGTCGAGCGGGCCCACGTCGTCGGGATGTCCATGGGCGGCATCCTCGCCCAGCTCCTCCTGCTCGACACCCCCCAGCGCCTGCTCTCGGCCACCCTGATGTGCACCACGGCCCTCGGCTCCAGCCTCGCCGCGGACGACAGCGCGGACGAGGAGCTCCCCGGTCCCGACCCCGCGCTGCTCCGGCTCTGGCAGGACTCGGCGACGAGCGCGACGACGAGGGTGAGCTCGCCTGGCGCGTCGAGCACTGGCGGATGCTCAACGGCACCGGCACGCCCTTCGACGCCGACGAGTTCCGCGCCCTCGAGGAGCGCGTCATCGCCCACGCGGGGCGCAGCGACAACCCCGGCGCCCACGCCTTCGCTGCCCAGGACGGCCTGGACCGGGGCGACGAACTGGCCGCCGTGGACGTCCCGGTGCTGGTGA
- a CDS encoding cytochrome P450: protein MMFILTYAGHDSTALGLSNTLLYLAEHPDVQQRLVDEPKLVPSMIDEILRFETPLHWFPRQLTTDACLAGQQLKAGERVLLLFASANRDPDAFDRADEVVIDRRPNRHLAFGAGIHTCPGMALAKLEIKIAVETVLRRIPGFRVDGEVERTDPLEGGGRHLGVRRLPVTW, encoded by the coding sequence ATGATGTTCATCCTGACCTACGCGGGGCACGACTCGACCGCGCTCGGGCTGAGCAACACCCTGCTCTACCTCGCCGAGCACCCGGACGTGCAGCAGCGGCTGGTCGACGAGCCGAAGCTGGTGCCGTCGATGATCGACGAGATCCTGCGCTTCGAGACGCCGCTGCACTGGTTCCCCCGGCAGCTGACGACCGACGCCTGCCTGGCCGGGCAGCAGCTGAAGGCCGGTGAGCGGGTGCTGCTGCTGTTCGCCTCGGCCAACCGGGACCCCGACGCGTTCGACCGGGCCGACGAGGTCGTCATCGACCGGCGTCCCAACCGGCACCTCGCGTTCGGCGCGGGCATCCACACCTGCCCGGGGATGGCGCTGGCCAAGCTGGAGATCAAGATCGCGGTCGAGACCGTGCTGCGGCGGATCCCGGGCTTCCGGGTGGACGGGGAGGTCGAGCGGACCGACCCGCTCGAGGGCGGAGGGCGCCACCTCGGTGTGCGCAGGCTGCCGGTGACGTGGTGA
- a CDS encoding tripartite tricarboxylate transporter permease — MDGFGAALTPGNLLFAALGVLLGTAIGVLPGIGPAMAVALLLPVTYAFDPTGAFIMFAGIYFGAMFGGSTTSILLNTPGESAAVVAAIEGNPMAKSGRGAQALATAAIGHFVGGFLGVCGLVLLAPLVASVAVNIGAPDYFAIMVLAFVAVTSVLGSSRIRGFASLALGLTIGLVGLDPISGQPRLTFGVPQLADGIDVVIVAVGLFAVGEALWVAAHLRRTQQEVIPVGRPWLSKADLKRTWKPWLRGPFIGFPFGSIPAGGAEIPTFLSYVTERRLSKHKDEFGKGAIEGVAGPESAASASSAGTMSTMLTLGLPTTAIAAVMLAAFQQFGIQPGPLLFQSEPDLVWTLIASLFIGLVLLLVLNLPLAPLWATLLRIPRPYLYAGILFFACVGAYAVSGQPVDILVLLVIGAIGFLMRRFGLPVLPAILGVILGPDAELQLRRSLQIADGDVSTLFSTPLAIGVYTVIALLLAFPLIRRALPTRPAAPRPGSDEARAKDDELV, encoded by the coding sequence ATGGACGGGTTCGGCGCCGCGCTGACCCCGGGCAACCTCCTCTTCGCCGCCCTCGGCGTCCTCCTCGGCACCGCGATCGGCGTGCTCCCGGGCATCGGCCCGGCGATGGCCGTCGCGCTGCTGCTGCCCGTCACCTACGCCTTCGACCCCACCGGCGCGTTCATCATGTTCGCCGGCATCTACTTCGGCGCCATGTTCGGCGGGTCGACGACGTCGATCCTGCTCAACACCCCCGGCGAGAGCGCGGCGGTGGTCGCGGCGATCGAGGGCAACCCGATGGCGAAGTCCGGGCGCGGGGCGCAGGCCCTCGCCACGGCCGCGATCGGGCACTTCGTCGGCGGATTCCTGGGCGTCTGCGGGCTGGTCCTGCTGGCCCCGCTCGTCGCGTCCGTCGCCGTGAACATCGGCGCGCCGGACTACTTCGCGATCATGGTGCTCGCGTTCGTGGCGGTGACCTCGGTGCTCGGCAGCTCGCGGATCCGAGGCTTCGCCTCGCTCGCGCTCGGGCTGACGATCGGGCTCGTCGGGCTGGACCCGATCAGCGGCCAGCCGCGGCTCACGTTCGGCGTGCCGCAGCTCGCCGACGGCATCGACGTCGTCATCGTCGCGGTCGGGCTGTTCGCCGTCGGCGAGGCCCTGTGGGTGGCCGCGCACCTGCGCCGCACCCAGCAGGAGGTCATCCCCGTCGGGCGGCCGTGGCTGTCGAAGGCGGACCTCAAGCGGACCTGGAAGCCGTGGCTGCGCGGGCCGTTCATCGGGTTCCCGTTCGGCTCGATCCCGGCCGGCGGCGCGGAGATCCCGACGTTCCTCTCCTACGTCACCGAGCGCCGGCTCTCGAAGCACAAGGACGAGTTCGGCAAGGGCGCGATCGAGGGCGTCGCCGGTCCGGAGTCCGCGGCCAGCGCGTCGTCCGCGGGCACGATGTCCACGATGCTCACCCTGGGCCTGCCGACGACGGCGATCGCCGCCGTCATGCTCGCGGCGTTCCAGCAGTTCGGCATCCAGCCCGGCCCGCTGCTGTTCCAGAGCGAGCCGGACCTGGTCTGGACGCTGATCGCCAGCCTGTTCATCGGCCTGGTGCTGCTGCTGGTGCTCAACCTGCCGCTCGCGCCGCTCTGGGCGACGCTGCTGCGGATCCCGCGGCCGTACCTGTACGCGGGCATCCTGTTCTTCGCCTGCGTCGGCGCGTACGCGGTGTCCGGGCAGCCGGTGGACATCCTGGTGCTGCTCGTGATCGGCGCGATCGGGTTCCTGATGCGCCGGTTCGGACTGCCGGTCCTCCCGGCGATCCTCGGGGTGATCCTGGGCCCGGACGCCGAACTGCAGCTGCGCCGCTCCCTGCAGATCGCGGACGGCGACGTCTCCACCCTGTTCTCCACGCCGCTGGCGATCGGGGTCTACACGGTGATCGCCCTGCTCCTGGCCTTCCCGCTGATCCGCAGGGCCCTGCCCACCCGGCCGGCGGCGCCCCGGCCCGGATCGGACGAGGCGAGGGCGAAGGACGACGAGCTCGTCTGA
- a CDS encoding sensor histidine kinase, whose protein sequence is MRRRRPRTLARQFLAWQLLVVVILLGAVAVLAAVQSDAAFRETQGRRMLSVAEDVAATPGVRAGLVQRNVDLLATFARSAENLSGADRLLIVDADAVVRSTPDPAELGSPFAVGESTAFQGRAWVGDPDGDSVVAQVPVIGDDGAVVGIVSAGITAPTLLQALAPARGEVAAVLGLALVLGVVGSLLLARRVRRQTLGLEPEEIVELVQRREAMLLGVKEGVVGLDPGQRITLLNPAARELLGLPGARVGEQVDELGLDGRLRDVLTGRAAGEDQLVLHGSRVLVLNRMPVQVDGASVGAVVTLRDRTELAALQDRLDASRTVTDTLRAQAHEFTNRLHTIAGLTELGEHDEVRRFVAGVVAEADAWRRDVVSRIGDPAAAALLVAKASLATERGVELRLAPDALLDGTDPALAPDREPALSADLVTVLGNLVDNALDAVGASPPPRWVEIGVVLDRDTVEVQVRDSGPGVASELAEEVFRHGFTTKAAQADEPGGVARIGGRGLGLALAREVCLRRGGSIAVRELDEGGTGALFTARLPLAGRVREGGPLMEGMQ, encoded by the coding sequence GTGCGCCGCCGCCGACCCCGAACCCTCGCGCGCCAGTTCCTGGCGTGGCAGCTGCTGGTCGTGGTGATCCTGCTCGGCGCCGTCGCGGTCCTCGCGGCCGTGCAGTCCGACGCCGCGTTCCGCGAGACCCAGGGCCGGCGGATGCTGTCGGTGGCCGAGGACGTCGCGGCGACGCCGGGCGTCCGCGCGGGGCTCGTGCAGCGCAACGTCGACCTGCTCGCCACGTTCGCGCGCAGCGCCGAGAACCTCTCCGGCGCGGACCGGCTGCTGATCGTCGACGCCGACGCGGTCGTCCGGTCCACCCCCGACCCCGCCGAGCTGGGCAGCCCGTTCGCCGTCGGGGAGTCCACCGCGTTCCAGGGGCGCGCCTGGGTGGGGGACCCGGACGGGGACTCGGTGGTCGCGCAGGTCCCGGTGATCGGGGACGACGGCGCGGTCGTCGGCATCGTGTCCGCCGGGATCACGGCGCCGACCCTGCTGCAGGCGCTGGCCCCCGCCCGGGGCGAGGTCGCGGCGGTGCTCGGGCTCGCCCTCGTCCTCGGGGTCGTGGGGTCGCTGCTGCTCGCCCGGCGGGTCCGCCGGCAGACTCTCGGGCTGGAGCCGGAGGAGATCGTGGAGCTGGTGCAGCGGCGCGAGGCGATGCTGCTCGGCGTCAAGGAGGGGGTCGTGGGCCTGGACCCCGGGCAGCGGATCACGCTGCTCAACCCGGCCGCCCGCGAGCTGCTGGGCCTGCCGGGGGCGCGGGTCGGCGAGCAGGTCGACGAGCTCGGCCTCGACGGGCGGCTGCGCGACGTGCTCACCGGCCGCGCCGCGGGGGAGGACCAGCTCGTGCTGCACGGCTCCCGGGTGCTGGTGCTGAACCGGATGCCGGTGCAGGTCGACGGGGCGTCCGTCGGCGCCGTCGTCACGTTGCGGGACCGGACCGAGCTGGCCGCCCTGCAGGACCGCCTCGACGCCTCCCGGACCGTGACCGACACCCTGCGCGCCCAGGCCCACGAGTTCACCAACCGGCTGCACACGATCGCCGGGCTCACCGAGCTGGGCGAGCACGACGAGGTGCGCCGCTTCGTCGCCGGGGTCGTCGCGGAGGCGGACGCGTGGCGCCGCGACGTGGTGTCCCGCATCGGGGACCCCGCGGCGGCAGCGCTGCTCGTCGCCAAGGCCAGCCTCGCCACCGAGCGGGGCGTGGAGCTGCGCCTCGCGCCGGACGCGCTGCTCGACGGCACCGATCCCGCGCTGGCCCCGGACCGCGAACCGGCGCTGTCCGCGGACCTGGTCACGGTGCTGGGCAACCTCGTGGACAACGCACTCGACGCCGTCGGGGCCTCGCCGCCGCCGCGGTGGGTCGAGATCGGCGTGGTCCTGGACCGGGACACGGTGGAGGTGCAGGTCCGCGACTCGGGGCCGGGCGTCGCCTCGGAGCTCGCCGAGGAGGTCTTCCGGCACGGGTTCACCACCAAGGCCGCCCAGGCGGACGAGCCCGGCGGGGTCGCCCGGATCGGTGGCCGGGGACTGGGACTCGCGCTGGCCCGCGAGGTCTGCCTGCGGCGCGGCGGGAGCATCGCCGTGCGTGAGCTCGACGAAGGCGGCACCGGTGCCCTCTTCACCGCCCGGCTCCCGCTCGCCGGCCGGGTCCGTGAGGGCGGCCCCCTGATGGAGGGGATGCAGTGA
- a CDS encoding Bug family tripartite tricarboxylate transporter substrate binding protein translates to MSTRERAPARRLSAVLAVVVAAAAVLLVPPLIGAATGGGDGDQLRGLRLLVPNTPGGGYDVTARTAAKAFEDAGTTGAVEVFNLPGAGGTVGLGRTVNESGNDRLVMSMGLGVVGSVYTNSSTATLADTTPIAKMTEETEIVVVGKDSPYRSIDQLVAAWKADPGAVPVGGGSSPGGPDHLAPMLMAKAVGLPPKDVNYVSYDGGGELLASVLGGKVAFGVSGLGEYADQIDAGELRVLAVTAGERVPGVDAPTLKESGVDVEFTNWRGMVAPPGLDDQGRRELIGAFSRLHDSPEWKEALTRNGWADAFVPGDAFGTFLADENTRVAGVLRELGLTS, encoded by the coding sequence ATGTCCACCCGGGAGAGAGCACCGGCGAGACGGCTGTCGGCCGTGCTGGCGGTCGTCGTGGCGGCCGCCGCGGTCCTGCTGGTGCCGCCGCTGATCGGCGCCGCGACCGGCGGGGGTGACGGCGACCAGCTGCGCGGCCTGCGCCTGCTCGTGCCCAACACCCCGGGCGGCGGCTACGACGTCACCGCCCGCACCGCCGCGAAGGCGTTCGAGGACGCCGGCACCACCGGCGCCGTCGAGGTCTTCAACCTGCCCGGCGCGGGCGGCACGGTCGGCCTCGGCCGCACGGTCAACGAGAGCGGCAACGACCGGCTCGTCATGTCGATGGGCCTCGGCGTCGTCGGCAGCGTCTACACGAACTCCTCGACCGCGACCCTGGCGGACACCACGCCGATCGCGAAGATGACCGAGGAGACGGAGATCGTCGTGGTCGGGAAGGACTCGCCCTACCGCAGCATCGACCAGCTGGTCGCCGCGTGGAAGGCCGATCCCGGCGCGGTGCCCGTCGGCGGCGGGTCCTCCCCCGGCGGGCCGGACCACCTGGCCCCGATGCTGATGGCGAAGGCCGTCGGCCTCCCGCCGAAGGACGTCAACTACGTCTCCTACGACGGCGGCGGCGAGCTGCTCGCGTCCGTCCTCGGCGGCAAGGTGGCGTTCGGTGTCTCCGGGCTCGGCGAGTACGCGGACCAGATCGACGCCGGTGAGCTGCGGGTCCTCGCGGTCACCGCCGGCGAGCGGGTCCCGGGCGTCGACGCGCCCACGTTGAAGGAGTCCGGCGTGGACGTCGAGTTCACCAACTGGCGCGGGATGGTCGCGCCGCCCGGGCTAGACGACCAGGGCCGCCGGGAGCTGATCGGCGCGTTCAGCAGGCTCCACGACAGCCCGGAGTGGAAGGAGGCGCTCACCCGCAACGGCTGGGCCGACGCCTTCGTCCCCGGGGACGCGTTCGGAACCTTCCTCGCCGACGAGAACACGCGCGTGGCCGGGGTGCTGCGGGAACTGGGGCTGACGTCATGA
- a CDS encoding tripartite tricarboxylate transporter TctB family protein, translating into MSPCCCSSSACSSSSTPPWRAVPAGSDPLGPHAVAFVVGGALVLLAVLLTVDVLRGGHGEAEAGEDIDLSTPPDLRTVGMLAGILVATAVLIPLLGWPIAGTVLFWGATYSLGSRTIVRDFVIAAGVSLVTWVLFDALLGVDLPGGPLMGVFG; encoded by the coding sequence GTGTCTCCCTGCTGCTGTTCGTCGTCGGCCTGCTCGTCGTCGTCGACACCACCCTGGAGAGCGGTTCCGGCGGGCTCGGACCCGCTGGGCCCGCACGCCGTCGCGTTCGTCGTCGGCGGGGCGCTGGTGCTGCTGGCCGTGCTCCTGACCGTCGACGTGCTGCGCGGCGGCCACGGCGAGGCCGAGGCCGGCGAGGACATCGACCTGTCCACGCCCCCGGACCTGCGCACCGTCGGCATGCTCGCCGGGATCCTGGTCGCCACCGCCGTGCTCATCCCGCTGCTCGGCTGGCCGATCGCCGGCACCGTCCTGTTCTGGGGCGCGACCTACTCGCTCGGCTCCCGCACGATCGTGCGGGACTTCGTGATCGCGGCCGGGGTGTCCCTGGTGACCTGGGTCCTGTTCGACGCGCTGCTCGGCGTCGACCTGCCGGGCGGGCCGCTGATGGGAGTGTTCGGGTGA
- a CDS encoding UbiX family flavin prenyltransferase, whose translation MRRIIIAITGASGAVYGIRALELLGGIPDVETHLVMTKAARATIGYETDRSVAEVRALADVVHSENDLGASISSGSFRTAGMLVAPCSVKTLSGIASSYDESLVVRAADVVLKERRRLVLLLRETPLHAGHLRLMSDVTASGAIVMPPVPAFYTRPASVADIVDHTVGRALDLLDVDTDAVQRWTGDRGPDEGTLHRI comes from the coding sequence GTGCGCCGGATCATCATCGCGATCACCGGGGCGTCCGGGGCGGTCTACGGCATCCGGGCCCTGGAGCTGCTGGGCGGGATCCCGGACGTCGAGACGCACCTGGTCATGACGAAGGCCGCGCGGGCCACCATCGGCTACGAGACCGACCGCAGCGTCGCCGAGGTCCGGGCGCTCGCCGACGTCGTGCACTCGGAGAACGACCTCGGCGCCTCCATCTCCAGCGGCTCGTTCCGGACCGCGGGGATGCTCGTCGCGCCGTGCAGCGTCAAGACGCTGTCGGGCATCGCGTCGAGCTACGACGAGTCGCTGGTGGTCCGGGCCGCGGACGTGGTGCTCAAGGAGCGCCGGCGGCTGGTCCTGCTGCTGCGCGAGACCCCGCTGCACGCCGGGCACCTGCGGCTGATGTCCGACGTGACCGCGTCCGGCGCGATCGTGATGCCGCCGGTGCCGGCGTTCTACACGCGGCCGGCGAGCGTCGCGGACATCGTGGACCACACGGTGGGCCGAGCGCTGGACCTGCTCGACGTCGACACCGACGCGGTGCAGCGCTGGACCGGGGACCGCGGCCCGGACGAGGGCACCCTGCACCGGATCTAG
- a CDS encoding SDR family NAD(P)-dependent oxidoreductase: MSTENGHSEHRGRTVVVTGAGGGIGGDYVAAFAAAGADVVATDVAAATDTGTALAEKITAAGGGRVVFVAADVTSDDDWGRVVDTARSEFGRIDALVNNAAIYQGLGGKKHLTELTNDEWDRVLTVNVRGTWQAIKAVAPVMREGGGGRIVNISSTVARMGAPGFAHYVASKAAVDGLTRAAARELGGDTITVNGVAPGLVSDDASRVLNTGDYIAMAAKGRALGREMAPDDLVGAVLWLASPSSGFVTGQTVVVDGGGVFT; this comes from the coding sequence ATGAGCACCGAGAACGGCCACTCCGAGCACCGGGGCCGCACCGTCGTCGTCACCGGCGCCGGCGGCGGGATCGGCGGCGACTACGTGGCCGCGTTCGCCGCGGCGGGCGCGGACGTCGTCGCCACGGACGTGGCCGCCGCGACCGACACCGGCACCGCGCTGGCCGAGAAGATCACGGCCGCCGGCGGCGGGCGGGTCGTGTTCGTCGCCGCCGACGTCACCTCCGACGACGACTGGGGACGCGTCGTCGACACCGCCCGCAGCGAGTTCGGCCGGATCGACGCGCTGGTCAACAACGCCGCGATCTACCAGGGCCTGGGCGGCAAGAAGCACCTCACCGAGCTGACGAACGACGAGTGGGACCGGGTGCTCACCGTCAACGTGCGCGGCACCTGGCAGGCCATCAAGGCGGTCGCCCCGGTGATGCGCGAGGGCGGCGGCGGCCGGATCGTCAACATCTCCTCCACCGTCGCCCGGATGGGCGCGCCCGGGTTCGCGCACTACGTCGCCTCCAAGGCCGCCGTCGACGGGCTCACCCGGGCTGCGGCGCGCGAGCTGGGCGGCGACACCATCACCGTCAACGGGGTCGCCCCCGGCCTGGTCAGCGACGACGCCAGCCGCGTCCTGAACACCGGCGACTACATCGCGATGGCCGCCAAGGGTCGCGCGCTCGGCCGCGAGATGGCGCCCGACGACCTGGTCGGTGCCGTGCTGTGGCTGGCGTCGCCGTCGAGCGGGTTCGTGACCGGGCAGACCGTGGTGGTCGACGGCGGCGGGGTGTTCACGTGA
- the mihF gene encoding integration host factor, actinobacterial type: MALPTLTPEQRQEALKKAAAARTARKELRDKIARGEETIPAVLGRAKSDQIVGKTKVADLLKSLPGYGPAKVSQLLEATGIDASRRAAGLGERQRQALLDALK; this comes from the coding sequence ATGGCACTGCCCACGCTGACTCCCGAACAGCGCCAGGAGGCCCTGAAGAAGGCCGCCGCGGCCCGGACCGCGCGCAAGGAGCTCCGCGACAAGATCGCGAGGGGCGAGGAGACCATCCCCGCCGTCCTCGGCCGCGCGAAGTCGGACCAGATCGTCGGCAAGACCAAGGTCGCGGACCTGCTCAAGAGCCTCCCCGGCTACGGCCCCGCCAAGGTCTCGCAGCTGCTCGAGGCCACCGGGATCGACGCCTCCCGCCGCGCCGCGGGCCTGGGCGAGCGCCAGCGCCAGGCGCTGCTGGACGCCCTGAAGTGA